The following proteins come from a genomic window of Larimichthys crocea isolate SSNF chromosome III, L_crocea_2.0, whole genome shotgun sequence:
- the dact2 gene encoding dapper homolog 2, which produces MLSRKGSCAGMMSAAAGVDRSRVGERLQAALAGLQELHLLKDRQRDMVSWALRVDREEPVTSVHAGPEGPMMMMMGAEEQRLEATLTALKQQLSRLRKQDVGLKTHLQQLDQQISELKLDVSKASTEQLESDSRPSSGFYELSDGGSCSLSNSCTSVYSECLSSSQTSLLPLPMSPANSYISPPSQADVCRRRSADESTTQPNPPRATGLHLGSSRIRASTTSTEQARPRPVSTGDLERMMAQGLGYYKSVDARKVCTNLKTSTLDPKFQNNLVSRSGTEVYHYPSPLHAVALQSPIFSHGADPATPRLLEGQGAPVNGSDTLQRAQMGYETKTLGYIDKLLLRSLSKIQSETCTETMQTQSACHRKPTEIVTVFPEASQKEVSMLEPLPAQTTNTISIDSNQKRHCMTYSSQELADNTNHKDSVRAPEASYRYSYPAATREYSSDEVTTSSLRTNDKPKGQYTSETRTNSEKRCGDNPQSMQQEWNGQRQRMVMAHSSSTEESQGFEVHTGHRSSPEFVHAKFLPAGSQRVKVRQADRKTKAVKLRRKSSEKPRAVRQQHGYSSSERIREASGGTKGEQRRSGKGKVTQKCTTCHTEERRQGSGSDSSHCSPGLTYTHKVHPKPHPIPAATKSSKSRRLQSLEYEQPVEQRKRRQGAAKWPSEVEMFQASCAQRQRSKDPHVQALGSMQMVRSVSAKQGQWIAPRSFQSSMSSNSFLHNLNARYPPAPFHMSSHYPPRCESEYSAECASLFHSTIAESSEGEMSDNTTNRFGDSESSQSYQSFSDSDSSLSLDEDDQVDSQGEERGLVWAEAALGPTAAGLPLQQLPRPEPSACRIKASRALKKKIRRFQPASLKVMTLV; this is translated from the exons ATGCTGAGCAGGAAAGGTTCTTGTGCGGGGATGATGAGTGCTGCAGCCGGAGTAGACCGCAGCAGGGTCGGGGAGAGGCTGCAGGCGGCTCTGGCCGGTCTGCAGGAGCTGCATCTgctgaaggacagacagagagacatggtGAGCTGGGCGCTGAGGGTGGACCGAGAGGAGCCGGTCACTTCTGTCCACGCAGGCCCGGAGGGTcctatgatgatgatgatgggggCTGAGGAACAGCGCCTGGAGGCGACCCTGACAGCCCTGAAGCAACAGCTG TCTCGTCTTCGGAAACAGGATGTAGGCCTGAAGACTCACTTGCAGCAATTGGATCAACAGATCAGTGAGCTGAAGCTGGATGTGAGCAAGGCCtccacagagcagctggagagtGACAGCAGGCCAAGTTCAG GTTTCTATGAGCTTAGTGATGGCGGCTCTTGCTCGTTGTCCAACTCCTGTACCTCTGTGTACAGCGAGTGTCTGTCATCTTCCCAGACAAGCCTCCTTCCCCTTCCCATGAGCCCTGCTAATTCTTACATTAGCCCTCCATCACAAGCTGATGTATGTCGCCGGCGTTCTGCTGATGAGAGCACTACCCAGCCCAACCCGCCGCGGGCCACTGGCCTCCACCTGGGCAGCAGCAGGATCCGAGCAAGCACTACTAGCACCGAACAGGCACGACCAAGACCTGTGTCAACAG GTGATCTTGAAAGAATGATGGCTCAAGGGCTGGGCTACTACAAATCTGTGGATGCAAGGAAAGTGTGCACAAACTTGAAGACCTCCACATTGGATCCCAAATTCCAGAACAACTTGGTGTCCCGCAGTGGGACGGAAGTGTATCACTACCCCAGCCCTCTGCACGCAGTGGCTCTCCAGAGCCCAATCTTTTCCCATGGGGCCGACCCAGCCACACCCAGACTCCTAGAGGGCCAAGGAGCCCCAGTGAACGGTTCTGACACCCTCCAGAGGGCACAAATGGGTTATGAGACCAAGACCCTGGGTTATATTGACAAGCTCCTCCTGCGCAGCTTGAGCAAAATCCAAAGTGAAACTTGCACCGAAACTATGCAGACACAGAGTGCCTGTCATAGGAAGCCCACTGAAATTGTAACTGTGTTTCCTGAAGCGTCACAAAAAGAGGTGTCGATGCTGGAGCCTCTTCCAGCACAGACCACAAACACCATCTCGATAGATAGCAACCAGAAGAGACACTGCATGACATACTCCAGCCAAGAGCTAGCTGATAACACAAACCATAAAGATTCAGTGAGAGCCCCAGAAGCCTCATACCGATACTCTTATCCTGCTGCCACAAGGGAATACAGCTCTGATGAGGTCACCACTTCATCCCTGAGGACAAATGACAAACCCAAAGGACAATATACTAGTGAAACAAGAACCAATTCAGAGAAAAGGTGTGGGGACAATCCACAGTCAATGCAACAAGAGTGGAACGGCCAAAGGCAAAGAATGGTGATGGCCCACAGCTCTAGCACAGAGGAGAGCCAAGGCTTTGAGGTTCACACTGGTCACAGATCCTCCCCTGAGTTTGTCCATGCCAAATTTCTCCCTGCTGGATCTCAGAGGGTCAAGGTGAGACAGGCAGACCGTAAAACCAAAGCTGTGAAACTGAGAAGAAAAAGCAGTGAGAAGCCTAGAGCTGTGAGGCAGCAACATGGCTACTCCTCCAGTGAAAGGATCAGAGAGGCCAGTGGTGGAACCAAGGGGGAACAGAGAAGATCAGGGAAAGGTAAAGTGACCCAGAAATGTACCACCTGTCACACAGAGGAACGCAGACAGGGCTCAGGCTCAGACTCCAGCCACTGTAGCCCAGGACTCACATACACCCACAAGGTCCATCCAAAACCACATCCCATCCCTGCTGCTACAAAGTCCAGCAAAAGCCGCAGACTGCAGAGTCTGGAGTATGAGCAGCCTGTAgagcagaggaaaaggaggCAGGGGGCTGCCAAATGGCCGTCTGAGGTGGAGATGTTCCAGGCCTCTTGTGCTCAACGTCAGAGGTCAAAAGATCCCCATGTTCAAGCACTAGGAAGCATGCAGATGGTCCGTAGTGTGAGTGCCAAGCAAGGCCAGTGGATAGCTCCTCGCTCCTTCCAGTCCTCCATGTCCTCTAACTCTTTTCTCCACAATCTTAATGCCAGATACCCCCCAGCACCCTTCCATATGTCCAGCCACTATCCACCCAGATGTGAATCTGAATATTCGGCCGAATGTGCCTCACTGTTTCACTCCACCATTGCTGAGAGCAGTGAGGGTGAGATGAGTGATAACACCACCAATCGGTTTGGAGATAGCGAGTCCAGCCAAAGCTATCAGTCCTTCTCGGACTCTGACAGCAGCCTGTCCCTGGACGAGGACGACCAGGTGGACAGccagggggaggagagaggtcTGGTATGGGCTGAGGCTGCTCTAGGGCCCACTGCCGCTGGACTGCCCCTCCAGCAGCTCCCACGCCCCGAGCCATCAGCCTGCCGCATCAAAGCTTCCCGAGCCCTAAAGAAGAAGATTCGTCGGTTCCAGCCTGCCTCCCTGAAGGTCATGACCCTGGTGTAG